The genomic stretch ATGTGCAACAAAGATCCATGCTGGACTGGGATTTCAGTAACGGTATCCGTGCAAATGCACTTACCAGAACTTACGATCATATGGTTCCCTTTGAAGATGTAGTGTTCAGTCCCATCACTGGTTTTGATTCCACCAGCCGCAGATTTCTCTTTGACGCCCGGTTGTCGATTGCCGTCGATGCGGAAAATGGCTATAACTTTGATGTACCGCTCAGTCGCGATGCTTTTCTCCAAGAGATGGCAAACCGCGAGAGCAAGATAAAAGAGCTGGAAGTAAAACTGGCCGAAGCAGCTGACGAAGAAATGTCTGCAGAACTGGAGTATCTCAAGGGCGAGTATAGCTTCATTACAGAGCATCCCGCCTACATCGAAGCATCCGCTGCCGAGAGCGATAAAGCCTGGCGTAAGATCATGCTTTCTTGGCGCGACAAAGCGCAACGCTCCCACAAATACCGCCTGATAGCCACCGACACAAAATCCGCGTTCCAAATCTCGGACATCTATCTGGATGAAGCCGGCAATGAATGGTTCTACCCGGTGTCCCAATGGTTTGACAGCACCAAGACTCTTACTTTGTTCACAACCGTTTTACTCTTGATCCTGGTAGTATATGCCATCGTAATTACCAGACGGAAGGAAGTATTTATCCGCCCGATTGCCGGCTTGCAAGAGCTGGACAACGCCATCGGCCGAGCCACGGAGATGGGACGTCCCGTGATGTTTGTACCCGGATGGGGCACTTTGGGAGATGTGTGTACTATCGCCAGCCTGATGATCCTGGCGCAGGTGGCCAAAAAGACTGCCGAATACGATATCCGCCTGATCAATCCGCATTGCGACTACATGGTCTTGCCTTTGGCTCAGGAGATCGTCTCCACCTCATACAGCGAGATGGGGCGCCCGGATTCCTTCAACCAAAACGACATATTCTTTGTAAGCTACGATCAATTCCCCTTCTGTGCCGGTGTGAACGGTATCACAGTGCGTGAAAAGGTAGCAACCATATTCTATATGGGCTTCTTCAATGCTGAAGCGCTGCTGCTTACTGAAACAGGAAACCAGACAGGTGCCATTCAGATAGCCGCAACTGACGCCGTTACCCAGATTCCCTTCTTCATCACCACTTGCGATTACACTCTGATTGGTGAAGAATTCTATGCAGCCAGTGCCTATCTTTCCCGTAACCACGACATGGTGAGCATGTTGAAGGCTCAGGACTACTTCAAGCTGTTCATCATCCTGGGTATTATTGTGGGCACTGTGCTTTCCACCCTCAATATCAGCGGTTTCATACATATGTTCCCGCTTGAGTAAGGAGGATTATTATGGTGAAGATACCTACTTCCACTCTAAAGCGCTTGCCCCAGTATCTGGAAGTGTTGAAACGCTTGAAAAAAGCCGGACTGAAGGAAGTATCTGCCACGAAGATATCCGTCTTTGCAGACATCCATCAGACCTTGGTACGCAAAGATGTCTCCTTCACAAACATCAGTGCCAGCAAGACCGGGTATCAGATCGGTCCCTTGCAAAAAGCGATTGAGGATCTATTGAATTGGAGCGACACCTCCACCAGCTATTTGGTGGGTGTGGGGCATCTGGGCAGCGCACTCTTGGGATATCAAGAGTTTTCACAACGCGGACTCAGTATTGTCGCAGGCTTTGACAGCGATCCCGAGAAGATCGGCAAGAAAGTGCATGGAGTACCGGTGTATTCGGCTCTGGATTTCACAGCTATGGCCCAAAAGGATAAGATTCGCATCGGCATCATCACCGTGCCTCCGGATAGCGCGCAACTGATTGCCGACATCATGGTTCACAGCGGTATCAAGGCGATCTGGAACTTCACTCCGCACAAGATCATTGTTCCGCCGGATATCATTGTGGAATATGTGGATATGTTCTCATCGCTGGCAGTGCTTTCCCGTCGCCTGGCAGAACAACACTAACCAAATTCCTCAGGATGGAATTTGTTTCCTCCAGAAATCAAGCAGCATAGCCTGTTTGGGGCTATATTAGTACAGAATAAAGACAAATAGAGGTATTAAAAACATGGCTCTGGATTATCAACAAATTATGGATAAAGTCAGCGCTCCTAAAGCTGAGTGTATTGCGCTGATCGAGAAGTTACGCTTAGTCAGCATCCCCGCTGATGCCCCCTTGGCAGAGTTCTTTACTTACTATCGCCATATTGCCCTGAGATCCTGGGATGTTGTAAGTATGCTTGACCGGGATCCGCATTTGAAAAAGACTCCTCTGAAAGAACTGGAAGCCTTAAACAGAGATTTGTATGACAGCTTTGAGCCGGGAAGCGGGTACGACAATTCGATTCTGAATCCGGATTATGCACACAAGCTTTATGGAGCACAGATTGGCCCCTTCCTCAGCGCCATCTTCTCCTCCGCCTGGACTATCCGTCGCAACGGCATTGATGGTGATTATGTAAGCATCCGCTGCTGCCTGAATCTGTTCTTTTCCTTGCTGGAAGCTCCGGATAAAAGCAATTATGATGCCCTGTTGAGCATCTATAAACAAGAGCTCATGAAAGATCATGAACTAAAGATTCAAGCTTCGTACGTGCGCCGTTTTTCACCTCAAAACGACTATTTCTACAATGTAGTACATGATGCTGATCTCGACGATATTCGTTACATGTACCGCTATTGTGCGTACCTTAGTAAGTACGACATGGAGATGGCGGAATTCATCGCTGCCTATCCGCCCCAAGAACTGGCTGCTATTGCCAGATTTATGGTAAAGAGCTGGGTGGATGGCTTCGTACGTGCCAAGAAGGATTACAAAAAGAAGCAATACGCAAACCTGATGATCCCCATAGGGATGGAAGCTCTGGGACGCCTGATCATCGACGAATTGGAAGCAATTGGCATCAGCGCTTTGGTACCCCAGCTACAAGGTACCGGTTTGAATCGGCAATATTCTTACGATCATCGCTACGATTCCGCGTTATTACTGGATCGGGATTATGTGGAGAAGTCGCTTACTATCGCCAAAAACACCATGGAAGAGATGAAAGACATCATCGCCCAGCAAGCTGGTCCCATATACGTGGAACTCTTTGGTGAGACTCCCTTCAGTCCTGTGAATAAAAGCACCACTTTAAAGCTGAGTGATGAGCAACAGCAGCTAATGCGTGAGTATCAGGCTCGTAGCGGGCAACTCTATTATTCATATTACAAAAGGGATGAAGCCAGTTTTTCCATTATCGCCTTCCCTTCCACCGAGATCGGCGACAAATTCCCGGAGATCTTCGCCGATACCCTGCGCATCAACCTGCTGGACAGCAAGCATTATGCCAGAATCCAACAGAAGATCATCGATGTGCTGGATACTGCCCAATACGTTCATGTAAAGGGCAGGGGCAACAACCGCACCGATATCAAAGTGCAGATGCACCCTCTGAAAGATCCCTCCCGGGAGACCCTCTTTGAAAACTGCGTGGCAGACGTCAATATCCCTGTGGGTGAAGTGTTTACTTCTCCTGTTTTGAAGGGCACATCTGGTGTGTTGCACGTGGAAGATATCTACCTGGGCAATCTTCGCTATTTCAACCTGGAGATCAGCTTTGAGGACGGCTGGGTAAAGGACTATTTCTGCACAAATTACGATGACCCCGAAGAAGCAAGGAAATATGTGTATGAAAACCTGCTTTTGCCTCATAAAACCCTGCCCATCGGCGAATTTGCCATTGGCACCAATACCGCGGCCTATCAGATGGCCAAAAAGTATGACATCATGGCTCTCTTGCCCATCCTGATCATAGAAAAGATGGGTCCGCACTTTGCCATCGGAGATACCTGCTTCAGTCATGAAGAGGATTCCCCGCATCCCAGTTTTGTAAATGGCAAGGAAATGATCGCAGTGGATAACGAACAATCTGCCAAACGTAGGGATGACCCCGTAAACGCTTATCTGATGCATCATACAGATATCACTCTGCCCTACGAGATGCTGGGCTTTATCTGCGCAGTGAAAGCCGACGGCAGCAGCACGGATATTATACGGGACGGCCGCTTCGTAGTGCCTGGAACCGAGGAATTGAATATCCCGCTTGCCGAGATGGAATAGGGATTTATCCCTTACACCATCTATTTTGATAGATGGGTATCCCCCAGCCACAGCTCCACCGCCAAGCTGGTGTTGATAAAGTGAGGAAGAAGCAATGAAAAGAATTGTTTGTATCCTCACAGCCCTCTTAACACTTAGTCTTCTTGCTGCAGCCCCGGTGGTCTCGAACGTTGTGGCAGCCCAATCGGGAGATGTGATATTGATCAGTTATCGCCTTTCTCATCCGGACAATCTTCCCTGTGAAATCCAACTTCTGGTGTCAAACGATGGCGGAGCCAGCTATGCGATAATCCCCGAATCCCTCAGTGGAGATTTTGGTACTGTAGCGGCGACCAGCGACGGCGCTCAATATCGGATTTTATGGAATTACGTGCAGGATGAAATGATAGACGGTGATAGTTACCGCGTAAAAGTGATCGCTAATGATGAAGCGGGTGAAGTAGCAGAACCTGTCTTCGTTCCTGCCGGTGGAACATACGACGATGAGGTCAGTGTAACTATTGTCTGCACAACAGATGATGCCACGATTTATTATACAATAGATGCCAGATAAATCCTTGGGGATATCCCAATAATTTTGGTTTACGTGTTTGTCGTAATGCCAATTAGAATCATAATTGCTAAGTGAAAGAGTCTTTGCAATTGTAAAGATGAAGCATGGTTTCCTCCGTTCTCTTCGGTACAGTAAGGGGGCGGAAGAACTTTGTATATTGTGCCGGTCGGTGATTTTCAGACATCCATACATGGATTTACTTTATGCGGTTGGCACAAAGCACTTTATTCTCACTCTCACTGTAACCACTTTGTTTCAAGCTGTGCCGAAGGAGATATCATCGGGTCATCATCGAGTGAGCACTGCTTTATAACGCCTTGATATCCGGTTCAAACCTGCTTTATCAAGAGAGTATGAATTGGACTTCCAGTAAGCCGAATGACATCATAATGCTGCCATCCCACTAAAAAAAGATATGATTAAACTTTGTCCAAATCAAAAGCTTGACATATAAAGCAGTTGCTATGGAATGCAATCTGCTTAGAATTAACCTTTATTACGCAGATGTTTTTATGGAGGTATAGATGCGCCTTAAATGCAGAGCGCTCCTGATATTCATCCTATTGATGAGTGTATCGATCGTGGCACAAACGGTTACCTTTAGTATATCGGAGAACATCCTGAAACCGGGAGACAAGGGGTTCATCCGGGCAAAACTGGATATTCCCGCAGACCGCAAGCAAAGTGTGGATCCCAAAGACAATCCTTACCTTTTCCTGGAAGCTCAGCATCCGGATCTGGAGATTGGGGAAATGATCCTGCCCAAACCCACCAAGGTAGTATCTGCCACAGAATGGAAATATTATCCGCAGGTTACGCTCAGCTTGCCATTCACCGTGAAGCCCGCTGCCACACCGGGAGTAAAAACCCTGAAAGCTCTGATGAGCTACAATCTCTGTTACGATAGTGGCATGTGTGATCCTCCGGAAGAGCAGGAAGGCAATATACGCTTTGAGATAGTTCAGCCGATCACTCCGGACATGATCGAAGAGGGCCCGATCTCCGTAACTCAGATGGCCGGCACCACGCCTGAACAGGATGCTGCTGAAGCGGGTAAAAACGAAGATCACGCTGTTCAAAGCATGGATGATGCATCTGCAGCAGATGGTTCCCCCACTCAGGATAACCTTCCCGAAGCAGGGATTGCCTGGCAAGAAGTGCTGAAATATCTCCTCTTTGCATTCCTGGGAGGCTTGATTTTGAATATTACGCCTTGTGTATTGCCAATTCTGCCTATCCGCATCATGGCGATCGTGAATCAGGCGCAAAAGGACAGATCAAAAGTGTTCAAACATGTGATGGTATATACTGTGGGAGTGCTGATCTCATTTGCCATCCTTGCTGCTATTTTCATCGGTATTCAGGCTGCAGGGCAATCTGCCGGCTGGGGCACACAAAACCAGAATCCTTATTTCCAGGTTGCGCTGATGGCGATCGTCTTTGTGTTTGCACTATCACTATTGGGAGTCTTTGAGATCACTGCACCGGGTATGAATGCGGCAAATAAAGCTACTTCCAGGGGAGGCTATGGTGGCAGTTTCTTTGGCGGGATCTTTGCCTTTTTGATGGCGATATCCTGCACAGGCCCCTTCCTGGGTGCGGCGCTGCCTTTTGCCATGAAGCTTCCTCCTACGCTGATCATGGTGTTTTTCCTGATGATAGGTTTGGGCTTTGCCTTTCCCTTTATCCTGATCGGGATGTTCCCCAAAGCACTGAAGATAATACCAAAACCTGGGGATTGGATGGTGCTGTTCAAAGAACTGATGGGCTTTGTGCTGTTGTGGCTGGTATATACTATGCTCAAGACCACTCTCGCTCTCACCAGCGGTGCGTATCTGGTTAATGTGGTGCTATACCTGCTTATTGTTGGCTTTGCCGTGTGGTTATACGGCAAATTTGTACGCTTTGAATACAGCCGCGCCACGCAATGGATTTTCAGCATTCTGGCGCTGGTAATCATTGTGGCAGCTTCGTGGTATTTTCTGCCCATCAAGGAAGAGCATCTGGCGGTAGAAACTGTGGCTCCTGTCGGCGACGAAAAGCTGCAATCGCCACATGCCCCGGAAGGCTGGTATGTCTTTAGTCCCGAATTGCAGGCAAAATTGCTTGCAGAAGGCAAGACAGTGTTTCTGGATATTGGTGCAGAGTGGTGTAAAAATTGCAAAACAAATGAGAAGACAGTGCTTTTCACCGAAGACATGATGCAAGATTTTGCCGCTAACAAGGTAGTACTACTAAAAGGCGATTTTACCAAAAAAGATCCTGTGCTATTGGAGTGGATTACCGGTCACGACCGTTTGGGAGTTCCCTTCAACGCACTATATATTCCGGGTCAGGAACCAATTGTGTTCCCGGAATTGGTAAGTAAAAACATGATTCGGGAAGCCCTGAAGAAAGTACCGAATTGAGGAACAAAAAATGAAACTGAAGATAGCGATAATAAGCCTCTTTGCCCTGTTGTTTCTGCTAAGCGCTTGCGACAGATATGAGCACAATTTCAGCAAATTACCTACTGGTGACGTCGATGATTTGGAAGAATTTGTGCAATCTATCGACTACAGATTTGCCATGCTGAACAGCGACAACTTCTCCCTCGTGGAAGCTCTGTATGCTGAAGACTATATTCACAACGGTGTAAGCAAGGGTGAGCGTCTGGCGTGGATTGAAAGTTTCTTGGATGTACCCGGCGTAAGCTTTGAGGTATCCGATGTGGAGCTGAATAGTATAACTTATGAAATTGGCCTGGTAAATTGGCGCTTGAAGATTTTAACACAGGATACCAGAACTGTCCTGGCCGATAGCCTGTTCGTTGGTGACCAGGCTAAGTACGAAGATGGGATATATTTATTGTATGGCAACAGGGTTTGCATCCAGGATAATCCCAAACAGCTGGTAATAGCCGAATACTTCACCTTTGATAGTTGTCCAAATTGCCCTGTTGCCGAGGCAAAACTAAGCATGATGCAACAGACCCACCCCAATTTTATCTATCTGGAACATCACATTACCAATGCCTTACTGGTGCCAGATAACGATACACCCAGCTACTACAGTGCCTATAGTGCCCCTACTGCGGTATTTCAGGGTATGAGTAAAGTGGTGGGCAGCGCAGCAGAGCAATTGCAACTCTATGATAATTTAGTGAATAACTTGGTTAATGAAGATCAGAGCATAGAGTATGAACTGCAAGACATCAGCTACGATAGTAATGAAATCAGAGCCAAGGTTATATTGACTGCTTCCCCGGAAATGGATATTAATGATATGTATCTGAATTACGTAATCATCACCGATGAAGTGAGTCAGACCAACGTGAACGGCGATCCTTTGCACAATGTGGTCCGCGCCGTGGGAAGAAGTCCCTTGACCGCATGGGATATGCAACATGGAGTGTCAATCAGTTTGGGTACTTCAGACCCTATGCCTTCCAATTATAAACTGGTGGTATTTGCGCAATATCGCCCCCAAGTATTTATTAATGAATCACGCATTTATGGCGGGATTGTCCACACTGTATCTTCAAAATGAAGGAGAAGAAAATGAGAAAGATATTGACCCTTTTAGCCATGTTAATCATTATTATGCCGGTATTTGCGGGAAAGATGCCGGATTTTAAGCTTTCGGATATGAGTGGTAAAGACATCAGCTTGGAATCGCTGTTGGGCAGAGGCCCCGTAATCATAGATTTCTGGGCAGACTATTGCAAACCCTGCAAAGAAGCGATGCCTGCACTAAATACGCTTGCCGAGAAATATGAGGACATCACTGTGGTGATGATCTCCATCGACGCACCCAAAGCTCAGGCCAGGGCAAAAAGCTATCTGAAAAGCAAAAACTTCAAGTTTGTTACTCTTTTCGATCCGGACAAAAAGCTGGCCAAACAGATGAATGTGGTAAATCCTCCGCACAGCTTTATGCTGGATAACACCGGCGAGATAGTCTACTCTCATGTGGGTTTTGAAGCAGGTACAGAAAAGGTCTATGAGGGACACATCAGAAACATGCTGGGCTTGAAGGACGAGGCTGAGCATGGTCAGCACAAGCATGGTGAAGATGGAGAACATAAGCATGGAGAGAATGGAGAGCACTGCGGAAATTGCGGAAATCACGCAGCAGAGGAAAAATAGATGAAGTGGAAGCTTGTAATCATACTTGTCTCCATGATGCTACCGCTGTTGGCACAAAACACCTTGCAGATAAACGGCATCAATGAAGCGGAATTTGTATATCGCACAGCGGAAGACTCTCTGAACGCATACTTCTCCGATGAGTTTGGTTTCAACCTGGCCTATCGTGATTTCAACTTTGGTATGAAGTTCATCAGCGATCTGCCCAAGTATTCCAATGAACAAACCCAATTGATGGACGAGATCGATCCCAATCGCCTTAGTGTGGAATGGGAAGAACTATATGCGGGCTTTTCCCGTGAGAATTTCAGCATCCATGTGGGCACAACCGAAGAGACTTTTGGCAATGGTATTGTGTTTCGCAGTTTCAAAGACCTGGAGTTCGATGAGGATCACCGTTTACAGAGCTTTTTGATGCGTTATGACGGCGCTTTGAAGCTGAAGGGTATCTATGGTGCCATAGACAGTGAAACTAACGCCAGCCGCTATGATATTGCTTATGGTGCTGATGCTGAATATCCCCTCTTCGCGGGGCTTCGTCTGGGTGCCTCAGCAATGGCGTTTCGTAATCTGAACCCTATGAACACATACAGTTACCAGGATGTATTCGGCGGTAGAATGCATTATTCAACAAGCTCTTTGGAAGGATTTGGCGAATATGCATTGAGCAAGCGCTATAAATCTGACTTGATTCAACAAGGTCATGCCGCTTATGCAAATGTGGATTACTATGTGAGTGACCTTCAGTTTGGTGCTGCATACAAGAACTACCTGGGTTTTGATTATCGGCAAAACGACATCCCCTTGGCAAACTATCATGGAGAAACACTTGCCGATGTATCGGCCAGCGGAATGGATGAAGAAGGCTGGCAGGCACGCGCAGCATACGCACTGTTTGACAACTATTATTTCAGTGCAGATTATGCAGAGGCTTGGGACAGGTCTGAAGATAGAAGGATGAACGACCTGTATGTGGCGCTGGACATGACTCTCGGCTCGGGCTCTTACCAGGTTGCATGGTCTCAGATCGAAAAGGTGGATGACGGCCTGAGTGCATGGCAAAAAGAGTATTATCCCACATTGGCTGGGGATATGCGCTTGTTTGGCCTGCCCGTTCATATAAAGGGAGAGTTCAAAGTGATGGAAAAGCGGAAAAATGAAAAAGAAACCGAGCATTACGAGCCTCAGATTCAGGCGGATTTTGCCCTGGACAAGCTGTCCGTATCGTTGGGATTACAGAGTTGGTGGGAAGAATTCGATACTGCTATAGACAGCAAATACAATCCCAATATCGAGCTGAAGTATCCGCTCTTCACACATAGTGACCTGGTAGTGTTTGCGGGTAAGGAACAAGGCGGAAAGGTTTGTCGCAATGGCGTTTGCAAGTTTGTAGCGCCGTTTGAAGGGATCAAAGCCGAACTTACTACCAGATTTTAGGAGAGAAGATGAAAAAAGCACTATTGTTGTTTGTAATAGCCGGAACTGCACTATTGAGCGCGCAGATGGCGCCATATTATCCCACTACCAGCATGGTGGAGAACTTCGGAGCCAGTTGGTGCGAGGCGTGTGAGTTTGCTCAACAGGGTTTGGATGTCATTGAAGCCGAAGTGAATCCCGGAGAGATAATAATCCCGCGCTTGCTTACCGAGAGCGGGCCATATAGCAATCCTGAGATAGCTGCCAGATTTCAGCACTATGAAGTATTGGGCTATCCTGCAGTTATCTTCAACGGAAAAATCCGGGTAAATGGATCGGATGAACCGGTGATGGATGGCAGCCTCTATCGAGAAGCGCTGAATCAATTCCGTTATCTGGGTTCACCCCTTAAAATGACGGTGGAAAGCTATGACCACAACTCTGGTAACTACTCTTTCAAGGTAATCATGGTGAACGATGAGATCGCTATAGCCGATGCTGAAGTGGTCTTTTACCTGGTGGAAGACAATCTGCCGGAAGATCTTACCCGGATTGTCCGTACGGTGCAAAGCCAACCAATCAGCATTGCCGGAGCGGGAAATTTTCAAGTCTTCAATTTCAGCATTGTACCCGATCCAGCTTGGAATCTGGCTAATGTGTGGGCTACGGCCTTTGTGCAGATGCCGCAGAATACCATCCTTCAAGCCGTAAGCACTCTACCGCAACCGGAGCATCAGATCCGGGTGGCAGTGCCCTTTGACCTGAAGTTGAGTTCGGAAGTAACGGGCGACTTCTTTTCACCATATTTCCATGTGTTCAACCTGGGTCCGGCGGCTACTTTGAACATCCATGTTGAGATTCTAAATGCGCCGGAAGATTGGTATATAAACTATTGTGACGAAGAGGGGGCTTGTCTGCCGGGATCCATGACTGTCCCGCACTCCGTTGACGAAAACGGGCACAAAACCTTTGATCTGAACATCCAGGCAAACAGCGAAGGCAGAGCTTTCTTTGACTTTGTAATAGAAACAACTGGAGCTGAGCCCTACCGCATACCTTTCGAATTGACAGTGGGAGAGGTGAGTGCGGATGATCCACTAGCGGTACCAAGCGCTATTACCGTGCAGAAAGCGTGGCCCAATCCCTTCTCGGATATACTTAGCTTTGATGTGTACAATGTGAAAGCGGGAAGCTCCTCAGGGATCAGCATCTACAATGCGCGCGGACAAAAAGTGAGCAGTCTGAAGCTGGACAACCTGCAAGAAGGATTGAACCAAGTGTCTTGGGATGCCGGGGACTTGCCTTCCGGGCTTTATTTCTACAAAACTGGAGCTGGAGCAAAGAGCGGGAAGATACTTAAAATCCGCTGATCATGGACGGAAACATACTATCTGCCTTTGGGCTGACTCTTTTGGCAGGTTTATCCACGGGGATCGGATCCCTGATGGCATTTACTTCCAAAAAGTTCAGCCCAAAGTTTCTCTCTGCAGCCCTGGGGCTCTCTGCGGGAGTGATGATCTATGTGAGTTTTGTGGAGATCTTTCCTAAGGCGCAAGAGTCTCTAGCAGCAGTCTATGGGGATAAAATGGCGCAATGGTATAGCATTATTGCCTTCTTTGCGGGGATGGGCATTATTGCCCTTATCGACTTTCTGGTGCCGTCCTACGAAAACCCCCATGAAATGAAGTACATGGACTGTGTGCAGAAGAAAGCTGCGATACCGGATGAGAAGAAGCTGATGCGGATGGGCCTGTTTTCAGCATTGGCGATAGGGATACACAATTTCCCCGAGGGACTTGCCACCTTTATGGCAGCAGTGAAAGATCCGGCTTTGGGCATCAGTATCACCATCGCAATCGCTATTCACAATATCCCGGAAGGAATAGCGGTATCCGTGCCGGTCTATTACTCCACCAAAAGCCGCAGGAAAGCCTTTTTCTATTCTTTCCTGTCGGGGCTTTCAGAGCCGGTGGGCGCTCTTATCGGCTTTCTATTGCTGAAGACCTTCATCACCGCTGCTGCCTTTGGTTTGGTCTTTGCTGCAGTGGCGGGGATCATGGTCTATATATCTTTGGATGAGCTTTTGCCCACCGCAGAGGAGTATGCCGAACACCATGTGGCGATCACGGGATTGATAGCCGGGATGCTGATCATGGCTGTGTCTTTAGCTTTATTCTAATTGTATTAGCACATGCCGATAGAATAATCGCGAATTAAACAAGGCGAAGAGGAGAAAAGAGAGGTCGGAACAAAATATCTTTACAATTGGCATCTTTTTGGCATATAATAAATATGAGTATTTGTCTTCAGTTTACATAATGCCAAAACACAAATGCTTTATATTGTGGTTATTCGCGTGATGTTCTTGTGTTTGAACACGTTAACATCAGTAGTAAGTCATTTATTTATTCAAGACAAGGAGATACGTTATGAACCTTAACAAGTTGTTGCTGATAGTCCTGATCTTGTCATTGGGAACTTTCAGCGGTCTTTTTGCCCAAGTGAACATAACCATTGGTGATGGCACTGGTTCCAATACCACAACAGGTGCTCCCACACCTTATGGCACATTCTACAAGAACTTCCATCAACAGTTTTTGTACAGGGTTTCAGAGATCGAAGACGCTGGAGGTGGAGCAGGCCCGATTAACTCCCTTGCTTTCAACGTTATTAATTTGAACAATTGTACGGCAATGCCGAACTTTTCCATCAAGATTAAAACCACTACGCAAACAGAGCTGACCACCACTTTCGAAGTAGGTGAATACACGGAAGTATTTTTCCAGAACGATTTTATGCCTGTTGCTGGTATGAATGTACACACTTTTAACACTCCCTTCCAATGGGATGGAGCTTCAAACATCATTGTTGATATCATTACTACCTTGATTCCAGGGAGTTATGCTCAGAATGCATCCGTTCAGTTAACTGAAACAGGATTTAATAGCTCCTTGCGTTATCAGAGCGATAGCATTGATGCCAGCACTTCAGCAACGGGTACTTTGAGCATGAATCGCTCGAACGTAACCTTCAATATGACAGCGGTTCAAGTAACAGATCCTCCGAATCCGGCAAACATGATTTCACCG from Candidatus Cloacimonadota bacterium encodes the following:
- a CDS encoding cytochrome c biogenesis protein CcdA, whose amino-acid sequence is MRLKCRALLIFILLMSVSIVAQTVTFSISENILKPGDKGFIRAKLDIPADRKQSVDPKDNPYLFLEAQHPDLEIGEMILPKPTKVVSATEWKYYPQVTLSLPFTVKPAATPGVKTLKALMSYNLCYDSGMCDPPEEQEGNIRFEIVQPITPDMIEEGPISVTQMAGTTPEQDAAEAGKNEDHAVQSMDDASAADGSPTQDNLPEAGIAWQEVLKYLLFAFLGGLILNITPCVLPILPIRIMAIVNQAQKDRSKVFKHVMVYTVGVLISFAILAAIFIGIQAAGQSAGWGTQNQNPYFQVALMAIVFVFALSLLGVFEITAPGMNAANKATSRGGYGGSFFGGIFAFLMAISCTGPFLGAALPFAMKLPPTLIMVFFLMIGLGFAFPFILIGMFPKALKIIPKPGDWMVLFKELMGFVLLWLVYTMLKTTLALTSGAYLVNVVLYLLIVGFAVWLYGKFVRFEYSRATQWIFSILALVIIVAASWYFLPIKEEHLAVETVAPVGDEKLQSPHAPEGWYVFSPELQAKLLAEGKTVFLDIGAEWCKNCKTNEKTVLFTEDMMQDFAANKVVLLKGDFTKKDPVLLEWITGHDRLGVPFNALYIPGQEPIVFPELVSKNMIREALKKVPN
- a CDS encoding redox-sensing transcriptional repressor Rex, which codes for MVKIPTSTLKRLPQYLEVLKRLKKAGLKEVSATKISVFADIHQTLVRKDVSFTNISASKTGYQIGPLQKAIEDLLNWSDTSTSYLVGVGHLGSALLGYQEFSQRGLSIVAGFDSDPEKIGKKVHGVPVYSALDFTAMAQKDKIRIGIITVPPDSAQLIADIMVHSGIKAIWNFTPHKIIVPPDIIVEYVDMFSSLAVLSRRLAEQH
- a CDS encoding aminopeptidase: MDKVSAPKAECIALIEKLRLVSIPADAPLAEFFTYYRHIALRSWDVVSMLDRDPHLKKTPLKELEALNRDLYDSFEPGSGYDNSILNPDYAHKLYGAQIGPFLSAIFSSAWTIRRNGIDGDYVSIRCCLNLFFSLLEAPDKSNYDALLSIYKQELMKDHELKIQASYVRRFSPQNDYFYNVVHDADLDDIRYMYRYCAYLSKYDMEMAEFIAAYPPQELAAIARFMVKSWVDGFVRAKKDYKKKQYANLMIPIGMEALGRLIIDELEAIGISALVPQLQGTGLNRQYSYDHRYDSALLLDRDYVEKSLTIAKNTMEEMKDIIAQQAGPIYVELFGETPFSPVNKSTTLKLSDEQQQLMREYQARSGQLYYSYYKRDEASFSIIAFPSTEIGDKFPEIFADTLRINLLDSKHYARIQQKIIDVLDTAQYVHVKGRGNNRTDIKVQMHPLKDPSRETLFENCVADVNIPVGEVFTSPVLKGTSGVLHVEDIYLGNLRYFNLEISFEDGWVKDYFCTNYDDPEEARKYVYENLLLPHKTLPIGEFAIGTNTAAYQMAKKYDIMALLPILIIEKMGPHFAIGDTCFSHEEDSPHPSFVNGKEMIAVDNEQSAKRRDDPVNAYLMHHTDITLPYEMLGFICAVKADGSSTDIIRDGRFVVPGTEELNIPLAEME
- a CDS encoding DUF6029 family protein; amino-acid sequence: MKWKLVIILVSMMLPLLAQNTLQINGINEAEFVYRTAEDSLNAYFSDEFGFNLAYRDFNFGMKFISDLPKYSNEQTQLMDEIDPNRLSVEWEELYAGFSRENFSIHVGTTEETFGNGIVFRSFKDLEFDEDHRLQSFLMRYDGALKLKGIYGAIDSETNASRYDIAYGADAEYPLFAGLRLGASAMAFRNLNPMNTYSYQDVFGGRMHYSTSSLEGFGEYALSKRYKSDLIQQGHAAYANVDYYVSDLQFGAAYKNYLGFDYRQNDIPLANYHGETLADVSASGMDEEGWQARAAYALFDNYYFSADYAEAWDRSEDRRMNDLYVALDMTLGSGSYQVAWSQIEKVDDGLSAWQKEYYPTLAGDMRLFGLPVHIKGEFKVMEKRKNEKETEHYEPQIQADFALDKLSVSLGLQSWWEEFDTAIDSKYNPNIELKYPLFTHSDLVVFAGKEQGGKVCRNGVCKFVAPFEGIKAELTTRF
- a CDS encoding TlpA disulfide reductase family protein, whose amino-acid sequence is MRKILTLLAMLIIIMPVFAGKMPDFKLSDMSGKDISLESLLGRGPVIIDFWADYCKPCKEAMPALNTLAEKYEDITVVMISIDAPKAQARAKSYLKSKNFKFVTLFDPDKKLAKQMNVVNPPHSFMLDNTGEIVYSHVGFEAGTEKVYEGHIRNMLGLKDEAEHGQHKHGEDGEHKHGENGEHCGNCGNHAAEEK
- a CDS encoding chitobiase/beta-hexosaminidase C-terminal domain-containing protein, encoding MKRIVCILTALLTLSLLAAAPVVSNVVAAQSGDVILISYRLSHPDNLPCEIQLLVSNDGGASYAIIPESLSGDFGTVAATSDGAQYRILWNYVQDEMIDGDSYRVKVIANDEAGEVAEPVFVPAGGTYDDEVSVTIVCTTDDATIYYTIDAR